From Psychrobacillus sp. FSL K6-2836, a single genomic window includes:
- a CDS encoding amidohydrolase, whose protein sequence is MEMNKRMFINGKIFTSNKEKKYANAMIIHNGIVEWIGNQEEIHDFQGAVIDLKNRRVLPGIIDAHMHPLLLANFSKQIACTPPVVYSIVDMIRELLTMDNADWIEGWGYDEGKLEEGRAPNRQDLDQVSIIKPIVVTRTCGHIISVNSKALSIAGINKDTPDPDGGKIDRDTNGEPTGVLRESARLLVLNKMPQLSMEENASRLTALTKSLYAHGITSITDLMASHKPMDYIDIYTLAREKGLTHNVVLYYMWHDLKINPILNEKNTDRKNPIHIGGVKLFADGSVSGRTAWVNPSFLGEEDNHGISTTSENELLEAAEYAKQNGVQLVIHAMGEQAIDLIVNTFYGKEPWIHDGPSIRIEHAAMPTLQAIERSAEMGIAFVPQPIFLYAEIESYLANLGSDRTKTTYPVKTMLNAGIPVAFSSDAPATAWADPVNPFVGIKSAVTRVAYDGTNTGDAEKIDVETAIELYTRGAQYITRIPNVGQLIEGYRADFIVLNKDIFEVSPEEIDQISVEATFMKGELVYLKEGVSSKQ, encoded by the coding sequence ATGGAAATGAACAAACGAATGTTTATTAATGGTAAAATTTTTACGTCTAATAAGGAAAAAAAATACGCGAATGCGATGATTATTCATAATGGAATTGTTGAGTGGATAGGTAACCAAGAGGAAATTCATGATTTTCAAGGAGCAGTAATTGATTTAAAAAATCGTCGGGTTCTACCTGGGATTATTGATGCTCATATGCATCCATTATTATTGGCGAATTTCTCAAAACAAATTGCATGTACCCCTCCGGTAGTATATTCAATAGTGGACATGATTCGTGAATTATTAACAATGGATAATGCAGATTGGATTGAAGGGTGGGGCTATGATGAAGGTAAGTTGGAAGAGGGACGTGCACCAAATAGACAGGATTTAGATCAGGTTTCTATAATCAAGCCAATTGTAGTTACCCGTACATGCGGACATATTATTTCTGTGAATAGTAAAGCACTTTCAATCGCTGGAATTAATAAAGACACACCTGACCCTGATGGAGGGAAAATCGACCGTGATACGAATGGCGAACCAACTGGTGTATTACGAGAAAGTGCTAGATTATTAGTATTAAATAAAATGCCGCAGCTTTCTATGGAAGAAAATGCTTCTCGACTTACTGCACTAACAAAATCTTTATATGCACATGGTATTACATCGATTACAGATCTTATGGCTAGCCATAAACCGATGGATTATATAGACATTTATACATTAGCAAGAGAAAAAGGTTTAACACATAATGTTGTTCTATACTATATGTGGCATGATTTAAAAATTAATCCTATTCTAAATGAGAAAAACACGGATCGTAAAAATCCTATTCATATTGGTGGAGTGAAGCTATTTGCAGATGGAAGTGTATCGGGAAGAACTGCTTGGGTTAATCCTTCGTTTCTTGGGGAAGAAGATAACCACGGTATTTCGACTACTTCAGAAAATGAACTATTAGAAGCGGCGGAGTATGCTAAACAAAATGGTGTGCAATTGGTGATCCATGCAATGGGTGAACAGGCAATCGATCTAATCGTAAACACATTTTATGGGAAAGAACCTTGGATTCACGATGGTCCGTCCATTCGAATAGAACATGCTGCTATGCCAACATTACAGGCAATAGAACGTTCTGCAGAAATGGGTATTGCATTTGTTCCACAACCAATTTTCTTATATGCTGAAATAGAAAGTTATTTAGCTAATTTAGGTTCTGATCGAACGAAAACAACCTATCCGGTTAAAACAATGTTAAATGCGGGTATTCCTGTAGCTTTTTCTTCTGACGCGCCTGCCACTGCCTGGGCAGATCCTGTCAATCCATTTGTTGGTATCAAATCTGCCGTTACTCGTGTTGCATATGATGGTACTAATACAGGTGATGCGGAAAAAATTGATGTAGAAACTGCAATTGAACTTTATACAAGAGGAGCTCAATACATTACGCGGATACCGAACGTTGGTCAGTTAATAGAAGGTTATCGTGCAGACTTTATAGTGCTAAACAAAGATATTTTTGAAGTTTCTCCTGAAGAAATTGACCAAATATCTGTTGAAGCAACTTTTATGAAAGGAGAATTGGTGTACTTAAAAGAAGGAGTTTCTTCTAAACAATAG
- the brnQ gene encoding branched-chain amino acid transport system II carrier protein, with product MNKSIQHNLIVGFALFAIFFGAGNLIFPPSIGNVSGSEWVSALIGFSITGIVLPLLAVIAILNAGGKFEDLTRPISPWFYKVFNLLLMVGIGMLVTIPRMSATTHELGVHQLFPKVPSLVTILVFFAICFYFAMDKSNVIDKIGKFLTPVLVIILLFIVGKGIFDPIGVPVVTDTKNSFSNAFISAYQTGDVVTGIFCAPIFIAAIAAFGYKGKQARSMALTGTLIAGLGLLIVYGGLLYLGASGSGLFQTGIEDTTLVSSLIEISLGNFGSIALAVAIALACLTSAIGVIAVIADFLNDLTKNKLSYRLWVAIICIVGSVIGSAGVGAIVTYAMPIFTALYPVAIVLVILGTFRKFVPNSGSYQGAILLTFIVSLFETIGSIGFTIPFLTDIIMKLPLSSEGFSWLVPAIVGFIVGSILYKFWGKENNISNTIHPIEVE from the coding sequence ATGAACAAATCAATTCAACATAATCTGATAGTGGGATTTGCATTATTTGCAATATTTTTTGGTGCTGGTAATTTAATATTCCCACCGTCCATAGGAAATGTTTCGGGATCTGAATGGGTATCAGCATTAATTGGGTTTAGTATCACAGGTATAGTATTGCCGCTTTTAGCGGTAATTGCCATATTAAATGCGGGAGGTAAATTTGAAGATTTAACAAGACCGATTAGTCCATGGTTTTATAAAGTATTCAATTTGTTATTGATGGTTGGCATTGGAATGCTTGTAACTATTCCAAGGATGTCCGCAACAACACATGAATTAGGGGTACACCAGTTGTTTCCCAAGGTGCCATCTTTAGTCACTATTTTAGTCTTTTTTGCCATTTGTTTTTATTTTGCAATGGATAAATCAAATGTTATAGATAAAATTGGTAAATTTCTCACACCTGTATTAGTAATTATTCTTTTATTCATCGTTGGAAAAGGTATTTTTGATCCGATCGGCGTACCCGTTGTAACCGATACAAAGAATTCTTTCTCTAATGCTTTCATTAGTGCTTATCAAACTGGGGACGTAGTAACTGGAATCTTTTGTGCACCAATCTTTATAGCTGCAATAGCGGCTTTTGGCTATAAAGGTAAGCAAGCTCGTTCAATGGCATTAACAGGAACACTCATTGCTGGGTTAGGGTTACTTATTGTATATGGAGGATTATTATATCTCGGAGCTTCTGGAAGTGGTCTTTTTCAAACTGGAATTGAAGACACTACTTTAGTTTCCAGCTTAATAGAAATATCACTCGGTAATTTTGGTTCTATAGCTTTAGCCGTTGCGATTGCATTAGCGTGTTTAACTTCAGCTATAGGTGTAATTGCCGTAATCGCTGACTTCTTGAATGACTTAACGAAAAACAAACTAAGCTATCGTCTTTGGGTTGCTATTATATGTATTGTTGGTAGTGTAATAGGTTCCGCTGGGGTTGGAGCAATTGTCACTTATGCAATGCCAATCTTTACGGCTTTATATCCAGTGGCAATTGTTTTAGTAATTCTAGGTACTTTCCGCAAATTCGTTCCAAATTCGGGTTCTTATCAAGGAGCTATTTTATTAACGTTCATAGTTAGTCTGTTTGAAACAATCGGTTCAATAGGATTTACGATACCGTTTTTGACTGACATTATTATGAAACTACCTTTAAGTTCAGAAGGATTTAGTTGGTTAGTACCAGCAATTGTAGGTTTTATTGTTGGAAGTATTCTATATAAATTTTGGGGAAAAGAAAATAATATTTCTAATACCATTCATCCTATAGAGGTTGAATAA
- a CDS encoding sigma-54 interaction domain-containing protein, with translation MKERIDEHMNLNELKHLPEYDNVLVVDQNGITIFYDLADLHILKHIGLKPEEFLRKSVTSFYKNLPIEESTLMTVLKTGEPLWNIKQQLTSNNGFTYISKSSTFPLHNGTSIVGAIEFSKHYYQKENIQLLEQFASHKMYRKNNTIYTIDNLVSQSNVMEEIKSKIKKVSSTDSTILIKGETGTGKEIVAQSIHNLSSRYTQPFVSIKCGEIPTNFIEQIFFGTENDTLNAVPGILGILEQANGGTIFLDEISALDIKLQAKLLRVIEDKLIRRVGGIQDIHLNIRVIAATNENPDKLMREKLLREDLYYRLCVFQLDLPRLSDRKEDITVLIHYFIEFYNRHMQTKIEKLDDQVFLAFQQYSWPGNVRELKNALETAYNNASSNVINLNDIPAKIRDYSSVSEKINFSKNNFHLKDKVEEYEKNLIVIELNNTGGKLAETARRLGISKQLLKYKMSKYELK, from the coding sequence GTGAAAGAAAGGATCGATGAACACATGAATTTAAATGAACTCAAACATTTACCTGAGTATGATAATGTGTTAGTTGTTGATCAAAATGGTATTACAATTTTCTACGATTTAGCTGATTTACATATCTTGAAGCATATTGGTCTTAAACCAGAAGAGTTTTTAAGAAAAAGCGTTACATCCTTTTATAAAAACTTACCAATTGAAGAAAGTACGTTAATGACAGTTTTAAAAACCGGGGAACCTTTATGGAATATCAAACAACAACTTACATCCAATAATGGGTTTACATATATTTCGAAAAGTTCTACTTTTCCTCTTCATAATGGAACTTCTATCGTAGGAGCTATAGAATTTTCAAAGCATTACTATCAAAAAGAAAATATACAATTACTGGAACAGTTTGCTAGCCATAAAATGTATCGCAAAAATAATACCATTTATACAATCGACAATCTTGTTTCTCAAAGTAATGTGATGGAAGAAATAAAGAGTAAAATAAAAAAAGTTTCCAGTACTGATTCCACAATATTAATAAAAGGGGAAACCGGAACTGGAAAAGAAATTGTTGCACAGTCCATTCATAATTTAAGCAGTCGATATACTCAACCATTCGTCTCGATAAAATGTGGTGAAATTCCTACCAATTTCATAGAACAAATATTTTTCGGAACGGAGAACGATACATTAAATGCAGTACCAGGTATACTTGGTATTTTAGAACAAGCAAACGGTGGAACAATCTTTCTAGATGAAATTAGTGCATTGGATATCAAGCTCCAAGCTAAATTATTGAGAGTAATTGAAGACAAGCTCATTCGTCGTGTTGGTGGAATACAGGATATTCACTTGAATATACGGGTAATAGCTGCTACTAATGAAAATCCCGATAAACTTATGAGAGAAAAACTATTACGTGAAGACTTGTATTATCGATTATGTGTGTTTCAATTAGATTTACCACGATTATCTGACCGGAAAGAGGATATTACAGTACTTATTCATTATTTTATCGAATTTTATAATCGTCATATGCAAACTAAAATTGAAAAATTAGACGATCAAGTATTTTTAGCTTTTCAACAATATAGTTGGCCAGGTAATGTAAGGGAACTTAAGAATGCATTGGAAACTGCGTATAATAACGCAAGCTCTAATGTGATTAATCTAAATGATATTCCAGCGAAAATTAGAGATTACTCTAGTGTTTCGGAGAAAATAAACTTTTCTAAAAATAACTTTCATCTAAAAGACAAAGTGGAGGAATATGAAAAAAACTTAATTGTAATAGAGCTAAATAATACCGGAGGAAAACTTGCAGAAACCGCTAGAAGGTTAGGTATTTCAAAGCAATTATTAAAATATAAAATGAGCAAATACGAATTGAAGTAA
- a CDS encoding GerAB/ArcD/ProY family transporter, with the protein MPNDKINSYQFLVLVILFTVGTSILIVPSALVAVAKQDGWIAAILGTGIGIVIVWVFTKISLWFPNITFVQLIETLFGKWIGKAFSLIFVCMVFLYTITILYHSGTFLTTHVMPNTPVAATNILMASCII; encoded by the coding sequence TTGCCAAACGATAAAATAAATTCGTACCAATTTCTAGTTTTAGTTATTTTATTTACTGTCGGTACGAGCATCTTAATTGTACCATCAGCTTTGGTTGCAGTAGCCAAGCAAGACGGTTGGATTGCCGCAATACTTGGTACAGGAATTGGGATAGTGATTGTATGGGTATTCACGAAAATCAGTCTTTGGTTTCCTAACATCACTTTTGTTCAATTGATTGAAACCCTTTTTGGAAAATGGATAGGTAAAGCCTTTTCTCTCATATTTGTATGCATGGTTTTTTTATATACTATTACTATTTTGTATCATTCCGGTACGTTTCTTACTACACATGTGATGCCAAATACACCAGTGGCAGCCACTAATATTCTTATGGCGAGTTGTATAATATAA
- a CDS encoding GerAB/ArcD/ProY family transporter: MQNVKISSHQFLVLVILFTIGTGILVVPSILAADSKQDAWIAAVLGTGIGLLIIWLFTKIGLWFPNQTFIQMNETLFGKWLGKAFSFFFIFLSLLFTIILLYYSGTFLTTHVLPNTPMAATNILMAFIMVMAVRLGIETIARSAEILIGIFFLLFIILVVFIAPEIEIINMQPVFEADIKSFAHGTLSLVVISSINAVALLMVFPAFISQPKSAKKSFFIGNLIGGLVIIIITLFCILVLGHDLTARQMYPSYGLAKKINIGNFVNRIEVLMATLWIICLFFKMVLYFFASVFGLAQILNLKDYRPLTYPLGMIVVVLSLVVFSNVVEQQTFDSTISIYFSLLIGLLLPLLMVIVYSVRKKQLKKYTENP; the protein is encoded by the coding sequence ATGCAAAACGTTAAAATAAGTTCGCACCAATTTCTAGTTTTAGTTATCTTATTTACGATAGGTACGGGAATCTTAGTTGTACCATCAATTTTAGCTGCTGATTCGAAGCAAGATGCTTGGATTGCCGCAGTATTAGGTACGGGTATTGGACTTTTGATAATATGGCTATTTACGAAAATAGGTCTTTGGTTTCCTAACCAAACTTTTATCCAAATGAATGAAACACTTTTTGGAAAATGGTTAGGTAAAGCCTTTTCTTTCTTTTTTATATTCTTAAGTCTTCTATTTACTATTATTCTCTTGTATTATTCTGGTACATTCCTTACCACACACGTGTTACCAAATACGCCTATGGCAGCCACTAATATACTTATGGCGTTTATAATGGTAATGGCTGTTCGTCTTGGAATTGAAACCATTGCTCGTTCTGCAGAAATTTTAATAGGTATTTTCTTCCTACTATTTATTATTTTAGTGGTTTTTATTGCACCTGAAATCGAAATTATAAACATGCAGCCTGTATTTGAGGCAGACATTAAGAGCTTCGCTCATGGAACCTTATCATTGGTCGTTATTTCTTCCATCAATGCAGTGGCTTTATTAATGGTTTTTCCTGCCTTTATCAGCCAACCTAAATCTGCAAAGAAATCTTTTTTTATTGGAAATTTAATAGGCGGACTAGTCATTATTATCATTACACTTTTTTGTATTTTAGTTTTAGGCCATGATTTGACGGCCAGACAAATGTATCCAAGCTACGGACTAGCCAAAAAGATTAACATTGGAAATTTTGTGAACCGCATAGAAGTACTGATGGCTACGCTTTGGATTATTTGTCTCTTTTTTAAGATGGTTTTATATTTTTTTGCATCTGTCTTTGGGCTGGCGCAAATTTTAAATTTGAAAGATTATCGTCCCTTAACTTATCCGTTAGGGATGATTGTAGTTGTCCTATCGCTCGTCGTTTTTTCTAATGTTGTGGAGCAACAAACTTTTGATTCGACTATATCTATTTATTTTTCATTGTTGATAGGACTTCTTTTACCTCTTTTGATGGTAATTGTATATTCTGTACGAAAAAAACAATTGAAAAAATATACTGAAAATCCTTAA
- a CDS encoding Ger(x)C family spore germination protein: MKRGIFILLILSIFLTGCWNRRELNELGITLAVGIDKSDGEYIVSAQIVVPSEVSASGGMGKTPVTLIKGRGETVYEAIRKMTKETPRKMYPGHLRMLVLSESLAEEGIGDSLDVLSRDWELRSDFYVVVAKESTAEEILNVQTTLESIPANKMFNTLKISEENWAATVGVTLDQLIKDLRSEGKEAVLTGILTTGHRESGSSKQNVETITPSVTIQYDDLAIFKADKLVGWLTEDESRGYNGIINHVKNTVSSISCPEEGKASMELTSFKTDVKGKVINGRPEVDVNTKVEANVGALECSIDITKSESIEALEKILEKEMENTINNSIDSVQEKYETDIFGFGNAIHRSNPKEWKKMKKEWDQYFTELTVNVEVNAKIVKTGTVDNSVVELRKD; this comes from the coding sequence ATGAAAAGAGGCATCTTCATATTACTGATTCTTAGCATCTTTCTCACAGGTTGTTGGAATCGAAGGGAATTAAATGAGCTAGGCATAACTCTAGCCGTAGGTATTGATAAATCAGATGGCGAATACATTGTTTCTGCCCAAATCGTTGTTCCTTCAGAAGTCTCCGCGAGCGGAGGTATGGGGAAAACACCGGTTACTCTCATTAAAGGGCGAGGAGAGACTGTGTATGAAGCCATTCGTAAAATGACTAAAGAAACGCCTAGAAAAATGTATCCTGGACATCTTCGAATGCTTGTTTTAAGTGAATCATTAGCCGAAGAAGGAATTGGAGATTCCTTAGATGTGTTATCAAGGGACTGGGAATTACGATCGGATTTCTATGTTGTTGTAGCTAAGGAATCTACAGCAGAAGAAATTTTGAATGTTCAAACTACATTAGAAAGCATACCAGCCAATAAAATGTTTAACACACTTAAAATATCAGAAGAAAACTGGGCAGCTACGGTAGGAGTCACCTTAGATCAGCTAATAAAAGATTTAAGAAGTGAAGGAAAAGAAGCGGTATTAACAGGGATTCTAACAACAGGACATAGGGAATCAGGATCAAGCAAACAGAATGTGGAAACAATCACTCCCTCTGTTACAATTCAATACGACGATTTAGCTATATTTAAAGCCGATAAACTAGTAGGGTGGTTAACAGAAGATGAGAGTAGAGGCTATAATGGCATTATAAATCATGTGAAAAATACTGTGTCATCCATATCTTGCCCAGAAGAAGGAAAAGCTTCAATGGAACTAACTAGTTTCAAAACAGATGTTAAAGGCAAAGTTATAAACGGAAGACCGGAAGTGGATGTCAATACTAAGGTTGAGGCAAATGTAGGTGCCTTGGAATGCTCAATTGATATTACTAAATCAGAATCAATTGAAGCACTTGAAAAAATTCTCGAAAAAGAAATGGAAAATACCATTAACAATTCTATTGACAGTGTACAAGAGAAATACGAGACAGACATATTTGGATTTGGGAATGCTATTCATCGATCAAATCCAAAAGAATGGAAAAAGATGAAAAAGGAGTGGGATCAATATTTTACTGAATTAACAGTAAATGTAGAGGTCAATGCAAAAATTGTGAAAACTGGTACAGTGGATAATTCTGTAGTAGAACTAAGAAAGGACTAA
- a CDS encoding spore germination protein, which translates to MGFFYEKKNNQLKPTTPSKSPTKESNEKQILKTNLQENIKTVKDTLGESTDIIIREIRIGKEGVLKAGIMYTDGLSDAPSIQHFIMESLMLEIKDTNIESELRPSPNLMNTLKDFAMTVGELKDFTHFDELFLSLLSGDVIILIEGYSEGLIIGNKRWAERGVTESTTQTVIRGPREAFSENIRINTALIRRKIKDPQLWMESRIIGKRTKTNIAVMYIKGIANDDIVEELRLRLDRIDIDGILESGNIEELIQDAQASPFPTVYHSERPDVVAADILEGKIAILIDGTPFVLTVPALFVQFFQSSEDFYQRADLTSLVRILRFFSFTISLLAPALFIAATTYHHEMIPTALLINLAAQREGVPFPAFIEALIMEITFEILREAGLRMPRAIGSTMSIVGAFVIGTAAVEAGMISAAMVIVVSITAIASFVSPSYDMAMSVRILRFIFMGLAASFGLFGVTVGLIALILHLCSLRSFGIPYMFPIAPFNLSGQKDTFIRVPIWKMFTRLPLISQNNIKRQQNPTAAKSRPEKEQ; encoded by the coding sequence ATGGGATTTTTTTATGAGAAAAAAAATAATCAGTTAAAACCCACAACTCCTTCCAAGAGTCCAACGAAGGAGTCTAATGAAAAACAAATACTAAAAACAAACCTTCAGGAAAATATAAAAACCGTAAAAGATACTCTAGGTGAAAGCACCGATATTATAATTCGAGAGATTCGAATTGGAAAAGAAGGAGTGCTTAAAGCTGGAATAATGTATACAGATGGTTTAAGCGATGCACCTTCTATACAACACTTCATTATGGAGTCTTTAATGTTGGAAATTAAAGATACTAATATAGAAAGCGAGCTTCGTCCTAGTCCTAACCTTATGAACACATTAAAAGATTTTGCCATGACCGTAGGAGAATTAAAAGACTTTACCCATTTTGATGAGTTATTTCTTTCCCTTTTATCAGGAGATGTCATTATTTTGATTGAAGGTTATTCGGAAGGACTAATCATTGGTAATAAACGTTGGGCTGAACGTGGAGTTACTGAAAGTACGACACAAACAGTAATAAGGGGTCCAAGGGAAGCATTCTCAGAGAATATACGTATAAATACTGCCTTAATACGGCGAAAAATAAAAGACCCACAACTTTGGATGGAAAGCAGAATAATAGGAAAACGCACGAAAACGAATATTGCCGTCATGTATATCAAAGGCATTGCAAATGACGATATAGTGGAAGAACTTCGTTTGCGACTAGATCGCATTGACATCGATGGAATACTTGAAAGTGGCAATATCGAGGAATTGATTCAGGATGCTCAAGCATCACCTTTTCCTACTGTATATCACTCGGAACGTCCTGATGTAGTAGCTGCAGATATTTTAGAAGGCAAAATAGCTATTTTAATCGATGGTACACCGTTTGTGTTAACCGTTCCTGCGTTATTTGTTCAGTTCTTTCAATCTTCTGAAGACTTTTATCAGCGTGCTGATCTTACCAGTCTTGTTCGAATCCTTCGATTTTTTTCATTCACAATCTCATTACTTGCTCCTGCTTTATTTATAGCGGCTACTACTTATCATCATGAGATGATACCGACTGCATTGCTTATTAATCTGGCTGCCCAACGAGAGGGCGTCCCATTCCCTGCATTTATTGAAGCACTTATAATGGAAATAACTTTTGAAATTTTACGTGAAGCGGGTTTAAGAATGCCAAGAGCTATCGGTTCAACCATGTCCATTGTAGGCGCGTTTGTTATTGGAACGGCAGCAGTAGAAGCAGGTATGATTTCCGCTGCCATGGTAATTGTTGTTTCGATAACAGCTATCGCTAGTTTTGTTTCTCCTTCCTACGACATGGCGATGTCTGTCAGAATTTTGCGATTTATATTTATGGGACTTGCTGCTTCGTTTGGTTTGTTTGGAGTTACAGTTGGTTTAATTGCGCTTATTTTGCATTTATGCAGTTTACGTTCTTTTGGCATTCCATATATGTTTCCAATTGCTCCGTTTAATCTTTCCGGTCAAAAGGATACATTTATTCGAGTTCCAATATGGAAAATGTTTACTCGTCTTCCTCTTATCAGTCAAAATAATATAAAGAGACAGCAAAATCCAACTGCTGCAAAATCGAGGCCGGAAAAAGAACAATGA
- a CDS encoding YitT family protein translates to MEERSSHLVKNLIVIVGSFVIAFAFNAFLVPHEILSSGISGIAILLGLITPFDTGILNFVMNVPLLILGYYKLGKEITLNTLVCVLSLSIFLYVIPAEPISNNILLSAIFGGAIGGLGIGLIMKYSGTSGGMDIIAIIISRISNFSVGLLLTGMNSVIVLVSGTVFNWEIALYTLLSIYLTGKAIDTIYTNHEKLTMQIITTAAEPIRQELLASIYRGVTVTEGYGGYTLEKKHILMMVVTRYEMLQIKQIIHKHDEKAFINIFETVEVVGEFAKN, encoded by the coding sequence ATGGAAGAAAGGAGCAGTCACTTGGTAAAAAATCTAATTGTAATTGTGGGCTCCTTTGTAATTGCTTTTGCGTTTAATGCATTTTTAGTACCTCATGAAATTTTAAGCAGTGGAATAAGTGGTATAGCTATTTTGTTAGGTCTTATAACTCCTTTTGATACAGGCATACTTAACTTTGTTATGAATGTACCACTTTTAATATTAGGGTATTACAAGCTTGGAAAAGAAATTACGCTTAATACGCTTGTATGTGTTTTATCGTTATCCATATTTTTATACGTAATCCCTGCAGAGCCTATTTCAAATAATATATTGCTCTCGGCTATATTTGGAGGAGCTATTGGTGGACTTGGTATAGGTCTTATCATGAAATACTCTGGTACGTCTGGTGGGATGGATATAATAGCTATTATTATTTCTCGCATAAGTAATTTTAGTGTGGGTCTATTACTTACAGGGATGAACAGTGTAATCGTGCTAGTTTCTGGAACTGTATTTAACTGGGAAATAGCATTATACACCTTATTATCCATATATTTAACTGGTAAAGCGATTGACACCATTTATACCAATCATGAAAAACTAACGATGCAAATAATAACGACGGCAGCTGAACCAATTCGTCAGGAATTATTAGCAAGCATTTATCGTGGGGTGACTGTCACAGAAGGATATGGTGGCTACACGCTAGAAAAAAAGCATATTCTAATGATGGTCGTTACTAGATATGAAATGTTGCAAATAAAGCAAATTATTCATAAGCATGATGAAAAAGCATTTATCAATATATTTGAGACGGTTGAAGTCGTTGGTGAATTCGCAAAAAATTAA
- a CDS encoding DUF4097 family beta strand repeat-containing protein, producing the protein MSIKKVGIIAIIVIVLGAALNVGMSIAGGFVKNTEEIEIVEEFTRIDITGDNTAIEVVRTSSSNGKVEFISKKSSRSKIQAYVKGDTLYVDMKKKLFNGFNIGFNASGNKIVVTVPDEKYEELTTQTDNGQIIASDLQFETVNIKSDNGKIVLEDLESKKVNVKTNNGKIDFHNVTGDIEAKSDNGQISMVTDNLDRSISLETDNGLINIRSTNEPKNATIYADIDNGRIDIFGSANGETIFGKGENIIDLTTDNGVISVKKGN; encoded by the coding sequence GTGAGTATAAAAAAGGTTGGTATCATCGCGATTATTGTAATAGTTTTAGGAGCAGCTTTAAACGTTGGGATGAGTATAGCTGGTGGATTTGTCAAAAATACAGAAGAAATTGAGATTGTGGAAGAGTTCACGAGGATAGATATAACAGGGGATAACACAGCTATTGAAGTTGTTCGAACGTCTAGTTCTAACGGGAAAGTTGAATTTATAAGCAAAAAAAGCTCACGTAGTAAAATTCAGGCATATGTAAAAGGTGATACTTTATATGTAGATATGAAAAAGAAGCTCTTTAACGGATTCAATATTGGATTCAATGCTTCAGGTAACAAAATTGTCGTAACTGTTCCGGATGAAAAATACGAGGAGTTAACAACGCAAACAGACAATGGTCAAATTATCGCAAGCGATCTCCAATTTGAAACAGTAAATATTAAGTCAGATAATGGGAAAATCGTATTAGAAGATCTGGAAAGTAAGAAGGTCAATGTAAAAACAAATAACGGAAAAATAGATTTTCACAATGTTACTGGTGATATAGAAGCCAAATCTGATAATGGTCAAATTTCGATGGTGACGGATAACCTAGACCGATCCATATCCTTAGAAACAGATAATGGACTTATTAATATTCGTTCGACCAATGAACCAAAGAACGCAACTATATATGCCGATATAGATAATGGAAGAATTGATATTTTTGGATCTGCTAATGGAGAAACCATTTTCGGCAAAGGTGAGAATATAATCGATTTAACAACCGATAATGGGGTTATTTCGGTGAAAAAGGGAAATTAA
- a CDS encoding cytochrome-c oxidase, which yields MGVRLIQISVVYFAIGVSLGMYMSMAHDYALTGVHVHINLLGWASFALAGIVYHLFPAISKNMYAKLHFWSANIGIPLMMISLTVLILAAADQATIFVAIGGVLVVFSVILFAINVLQNVRV from the coding sequence ATGGGAGTACGGTTGATTCAAATTTCTGTTGTTTATTTTGCAATTGGGGTTAGTTTAGGAATGTACATGTCTATGGCTCATGATTATGCATTAACAGGTGTTCATGTACACATTAATCTGTTAGGTTGGGCTTCGTTTGCACTTGCTGGGATTGTTTATCATTTATTTCCTGCAATTTCTAAAAATATGTATGCAAAACTGCATTTTTGGAGTGCCAATATAGGTATTCCATTAATGATGATTTCACTAACTGTTTTAATATTGGCAGCAGCCGATCAAGCTACGATATTTGTTGCGATAGGCGGGGTGTTAGTAGTGTTTAGTGTAATCCTGTTCGCTATTAACGTTTTACAAAATGTGAGAGTATAA